TGAAACAACTGCCTGCCATCTTGTGGTCTTTTAAGGTACTACAGAAGGTTAAAATTTGCAGTGAGTTAGCCACACCCACTACTAGAAATGTTTAAATGGATATTTAGAGTACAGCCTACACAGAGGTATCTTttagcttttgctttttaattaattcTCTACTTTTTGAAGTTATGAATAGTAATAAAAGTTGTCTAATCATTTGAATGGATCTGTGTAGGTAAAAATGACTCGTGGTAAGTTTGATTTGAATTCAAATTCTTTAGCCCTGACATTACTGGAATTTGAGTTCAGACCAACTGAAATTTATTCTGACCTTCACCATTCTCCTGGCCCAGAGGGCTAATGGAGTTAAAATTTTCTGCTCCCAGCCCCTACCCAAGGTCCTCATTTAAtccaagaaatgaataaaatattggaGAGAATTGACTCAATTTTTAACGCTTTTTTTGGACAGGATCACAGGATCTTTCTTCGTATGCTACTTAGATTTTACTGTATTTATACTTTGAAGACGTTAGATAAGATGACCAAGAACTCTAAGTACAAGTTTTAACTGAAAGTAACAAAATATAAACTTGGGGTTTGATAATAACTGAGAATGATGGCTggccagagctcctaaaacttcaatatatatttttacaaaagctTACATGGGGTAACTGAACGAATAAGTACTCTAAGAAGAATGAGAGTGGGAACAGATCTTTATTCCCACTGTGCCACACTAAGCAGCAGGGTATCTCAAACAAGCTACTTAATGTATCCAGAGTGTGACTTTCGTTAACTTCAACAGAGACAAAGGTGAGTATGTGGTCAAAATGAAATTCATGGTATTCTATAAAATTACGCCTTATAGACAAAGCTATTCTGAAATAGTAACATTGGAATCAATTGAGTTCTGTATTTACAGTGAAAATAGGATTAAATTTGATTAATTGATGTCTTGTCATTTTCTAGTAATCCCAGAATTACATCAGTAGTTTAACTACAAAGGCAGAGTAACTCACTTCCTATTATACAACATAAACATGGACATTTATAATTCAAAATGATGTGATGTCTCTTCCTTGAAAAGCAATTCTATGAAAAGTCAATACAACTTCCAAATCCTCAGGATGAAttgatttaattttcaatttcaatttcaatttcaaattcagTTATGCTGACTTTGAAACGTCTTTGTTAACTTGCTTAtgaataagaaatatttgcctgCATTTTAGTTTAAGTGACAGGTATTCAAAATGCTTACAatagaaatcaacaaaaatatttatataaatgatatttaagtATCCGTAAAGGATGCCTAtgtgttttatattattaaaatactttaagcATTTCGGTTGTGAGATTAATCTTCTTTAGTATACTCTATTCCCTTGCTCCCTATTTAattatgataaataataattaaatatggtAAAGATGATATatacaaaatttatcattttaatggaAACCCCCTAGAAACAAAAAAGCTGCATAAAAGATTGTTTGTAATTACTTTAAGCACTAAAAAAGAATTACCCTAACATTTCTCTTGATAATCTCTCTGTTCATTAACGTCTTTCCATCAGTTAATTCAATGCCTGCAAGAGGAATAAGGACTTCTCCAATGATATCATCTCTTGAAAACCTGTCAAAACTCAAGATCGTGAAGTGCAAGGCCAGCTCTTGGATCTGGGTGTAGGGGATCCCATAGAATGTAAAGGTCTCATCAAAAAGTGGGTCCAAGGTCTTTCTCAGAACTCTGGTTTTCACTTTATGCTTCTTCTCTGGGAGGATGGTCATTTTGATATACGGGTCAGAGGTCATTGACTGCTCATCCATGGCTGGCAAGCCACGGGCTTCCTTGATATTAACCACAAATGCTTTCTTCTCAAAGTTGTACTCTAAGGAGAAAAAGAGGGTTCCcagtttctcttgtttctcttctgaAGTAAGGGAAGTGCTAGACTTTAAGCTATCAGGGGAAATTGactccttttccccttctgaaaAGAGCTTTGGGGTTGCATTCTCCAGATCAGAAGGGCTGCTAGCTTTGACATTTGTTTTGGGAAAATTGCCATTGAGATCTCTCTTCTCAAGGTCGAGATGCAATGAATTCTTTGGCACAGCTGGTTTATTCTTTACTTCATTTTTGTCATCTGCTCCAAACTTCTTTTTGCTATTTAGGTTTTCAGGGTAAATATCAACTCCCTTTAGCACATGCACAAACTTATATGGAGGAGTCTTGTTAGACTTAGATGATTTTCTC
This genomic stretch from Equus przewalskii isolate Varuska chromosome 7, EquPr2, whole genome shotgun sequence harbors:
- the SYT4 gene encoding synaptotagmin-4 isoform X2; this translates as MAPITSSREEFDEIPTVVGIFSAFGLVFTVSLFAWICCQRKSSKSNKTPPYKFVHVLKGVDIYPENLNSKKKFGADDKNEVKNKPAVPKNSLHLDLEKRDLNGNFPKTNVKASSPSDLENATPKLFSEGEKESISPDSLKSSTSLTSEEKQEKLGTLFFSLEYNFEKKAFVVNIKEARGLPAMDEQSMTSDPYIKMTILPEKKHKVKTRVLRKTLDPLFDETFTFYGIPYTQIQELALHFTILSFDRFSRDDIIGEVLIPLAGIELTDGKTLMNREIIKRNVRSSGRGELLISLCYQSTTNTLTVVVLKARHLPKSDVSGLSDPYVKVNLYHARKRISKKKTHVKKCTPNAVFNELFVFDIPCEGLEEISVEFLVLDSERGSRNEVIGRLVLGAAAEGTGGEHWKEICDYPRRQIAKWHMLCDG
- the SYT4 gene encoding synaptotagmin-4 isoform X1, giving the protein MAPITSSREEFDEIPTVVGIFSAFGLVFTVSLFAWICCQRKSSKSNKTPPYKFVHVLKGVDIYPENLNSKKKFGADDKNEVKNKPAVPKNSLHLDLEKRDLNGNFPKTNVKASSPSDLENATPKLFSEGEKESISPDSLKSSTSLTSEEKQEKLGTLFFSLEYNFEKKAFVVNIKEARGLPAMDEQSMTSDPYIKMTILPEKKHKVKTRVLRKTLDPLFDETFTFYGIPYTQIQELALHFTILSFDRFSRDDIIGEVLIPLAGIELTDGKTLMNREIIKRNVRKSSGRGELLISLCYQSTTNTLTVVVLKARHLPKSDVSGLSDPYVKVNLYHARKRISKKKTHVKKCTPNAVFNELFVFDIPCEGLEEISVEFLVLDSERGSRNEVIGRLVLGAAAEGTGGEHWKEICDYPRRQIAKWHMLCDG